A genomic window from Streptomyces sp. NBC_01429 includes:
- a CDS encoding beta-ketoacyl-[acyl-carrier-protein] synthase family protein, whose amino-acid sequence MSGPTVAITGLGMITPAGHDTASTWDGVCAGVSRARTVPELHGCAVDFACMVDGIDLDAAIGGRTSFRMGRYVKLALLAAREAVADAGLDPRTWDGTRVAVVVGTSSGGTAGLTEQAVVLDRRGHEATSPSAILLTIPNMPAAEIAISMRATGPSMAPCTACSSGVTALHAARDLLATGQCDIAVAGATESVVYPVAMAGFARSGAAAQAGPGDDPSLLSRPFAGDRSGLVVGEGAAIMVLERESDARARGAAPRALLAGAGATTDAYHPTSPHPSGAVAQRAVEAALRDAGWSPYDVEHVNAHGTSTQLNDATEAALISRVFPQRPSVTAPKGVLGHCMGAAGAIEAGLTVLTLQHGVVPPIANLDAPAVEFDIDCVTKQPLRMRTDRAVTHSFGFGGHNAVLALERA is encoded by the coding sequence ATGAGCGGACCCACTGTCGCCATCACCGGCCTCGGCATGATCACCCCGGCCGGCCATGACACAGCCTCCACCTGGGACGGCGTGTGCGCGGGGGTCTCGCGCGCCCGTACCGTCCCCGAACTGCACGGCTGTGCGGTCGACTTCGCCTGCATGGTCGACGGTATCGATCTCGACGCGGCGATCGGCGGGCGTACGTCCTTCCGGATGGGCCGGTACGTGAAGCTCGCGCTCCTCGCCGCGCGCGAGGCGGTCGCCGACGCCGGGCTCGACCCCAGGACCTGGGACGGCACCCGGGTCGCCGTCGTGGTCGGGACCAGCAGCGGGGGTACGGCGGGCCTGACGGAGCAGGCCGTGGTGCTCGACCGGCGCGGCCACGAGGCGACCTCGCCCTCGGCGATCCTGCTGACGATCCCCAACATGCCGGCCGCCGAGATCGCCATCAGCATGCGGGCCACCGGCCCCAGCATGGCGCCGTGCACGGCCTGTTCCTCCGGAGTCACCGCGCTGCACGCGGCGCGCGACCTGCTCGCCACCGGCCAGTGCGACATCGCGGTGGCGGGGGCGACGGAGTCGGTCGTCTACCCGGTCGCGATGGCCGGGTTCGCCCGCTCGGGCGCGGCGGCACAGGCGGGGCCCGGGGACGATCCCTCGCTGCTCTCCCGGCCGTTCGCGGGGGACCGCTCGGGCCTGGTCGTCGGCGAGGGCGCCGCGATCATGGTGCTGGAGCGGGAGAGCGACGCGCGGGCGCGCGGAGCCGCGCCCCGGGCGCTGCTCGCGGGCGCCGGCGCCACCACCGACGCGTACCACCCCACGAGCCCGCACCCCTCGGGCGCCGTGGCCCAGCGCGCGGTGGAGGCGGCCCTGCGGGACGCGGGCTGGAGCCCGTACGACGTCGAACACGTCAACGCGCACGGCACCTCCACCCAGCTCAACGACGCGACCGAGGCCGCGCTGATCAGCCGGGTCTTTCCGCAGCGTCCCTCGGTCACGGCGCCCAAGGGCGTGCTGGGGCACTGCATGGGGGCGGCCGGAGCGATCGAGGCGGGGCTGACCGTGCTCACCCTTCAGCACGGAGTCGTACCGCCGATCGCCAATCTGGACGCGCCTGCCGTCGAGTTCGACATCGACTGCGTGACCAAGCAGCCGCTGCGCATGCGCACCGACCGCGCGGTCACCCACTCGTTCGGCTTCGGCGGGCACAACGCGGTCCTCGCCCTGGAGCGTGCCTGA
- a CDS encoding acyl carrier protein yields MNRIHPKITEVLTETFKVPAAEIVPEATMDTLEMDSLAVAELAVIIKETLDVRADSDTLLKGASLAALTAYLDEATVGVGR; encoded by the coding sequence ATGAACCGGATTCACCCGAAGATCACCGAAGTCCTCACCGAGACCTTCAAGGTGCCGGCGGCCGAGATCGTCCCCGAGGCGACGATGGACACCCTGGAGATGGACTCCCTCGCCGTCGCGGAACTCGCGGTCATCATCAAGGAGACGCTGGACGTCCGCGCCGACTCCGACACCCTGCTCAAGGGCGCCTCGCTGGCCGCGCTCACCGCGTACCTCGACGAGGCGACCGTGGGAGTCGGCCGATGA
- a CDS encoding acyl-CoA dehydrogenase family protein: protein MINSVAVSPAVPTEGAASADPATDRLTRVLFGTDFTREHGPWRAIAASGPFRHRQGGTAGERLAWAYERLRTVNDSLADPAALAADPRALAALHEWLGPIDPSFVTVAGIHYNLFLGSLIDHDSTGPGTGPDAVAAPGGGRDLSDFLAARRVGTFLCTEVAHGNDAVAVETTAAYDRDRDGFVLRTPHAGAQKFMPNTSPVGGPKSGVVAARLLVDGEDHGVFLFLTPLTDAVRPLPGVRVRRLPERFGSSVDHCLTSFDGVFVGRDALLAGAQGRLGADGVFRSENANRRRRLLLSIGRVTPGKLSMSASAVGSARFALALAVRYGGHRLISGPRGTGQVPVFAHRSHHGPLVAALATVFAMSLLHRTALDAWQSRTDANTDEAERLVAVAKGWITWRAREVIVECRERCGAQGLLENNGMAELLAGIEGVITAEGDNVAIHAKAAAELIFAPDPAPAPASAAASGAAPGAAAEVAPEERELSDPAFLDELIADVERLWLTRARHRMSHAPRGDALARWNAASGAALRAVEAHAYRRAAREYAVAVDGLVAEEADEAVLGALSAGSTASVVSAASAADLLQALRSLFALRWIDRNSGELLASGRLAARHVGELAETVEALIGRLAAHAPTLVGAFALPEEVLADRPIAGPGYAGTYDDPNGAWHGGAGDGAPGSG from the coding sequence ATGATCAACAGCGTTGCCGTGTCCCCTGCCGTTCCGACGGAGGGGGCCGCGTCGGCGGATCCGGCCACGGATCGGCTGACGCGCGTGCTGTTCGGTACGGACTTCACCCGTGAGCACGGGCCATGGCGCGCGATCGCCGCGTCGGGGCCGTTCCGGCACAGGCAGGGCGGCACGGCCGGGGAGCGGCTCGCGTGGGCGTATGAGCGGTTGCGCACCGTCAACGACTCGCTCGCGGACCCGGCGGCCCTGGCCGCCGACCCGCGCGCGCTGGCGGCGCTGCACGAGTGGCTCGGCCCGATCGACCCCAGCTTCGTCACGGTCGCCGGGATTCACTACAACCTGTTTCTCGGCAGCCTGATCGACCACGACTCCACCGGCCCCGGCACCGGTCCCGACGCTGTCGCTGCTCCGGGCGGCGGGCGGGACCTGTCGGACTTTCTGGCGGCGCGCCGCGTGGGGACGTTCCTCTGCACGGAGGTGGCCCACGGCAACGACGCCGTCGCCGTGGAGACGACCGCGGCCTACGACCGCGACCGGGACGGCTTCGTCCTGCGCACGCCGCACGCCGGGGCGCAGAAGTTCATGCCCAACACCAGCCCGGTGGGCGGCCCCAAGAGCGGGGTCGTCGCGGCCCGGCTGCTGGTGGACGGCGAGGACCACGGCGTCTTCCTCTTCCTGACCCCGCTGACCGACGCCGTACGCCCGCTGCCCGGAGTGCGGGTGCGCCGGCTGCCCGAGCGGTTCGGCAGCTCGGTGGACCACTGCCTGACCTCGTTCGACGGTGTCTTCGTCGGCCGGGACGCGCTGCTGGCGGGCGCGCAGGGCCGGCTCGGCGCGGACGGTGTCTTCCGCAGCGAGAACGCCAACCGCCGGCGGCGCCTGCTGCTCTCCATCGGCCGGGTCACCCCGGGCAAGCTCTCGATGAGCGCGAGCGCCGTCGGCTCGGCGCGGTTCGCGCTGGCGCTCGCCGTACGGTACGGCGGCCACCGGCTGATCTCCGGCCCCCGGGGCACCGGTCAGGTGCCGGTCTTCGCCCACCGCAGCCACCACGGCCCGCTGGTCGCGGCGCTGGCCACGGTCTTCGCGATGAGCCTGCTGCACCGCACGGCGCTCGACGCCTGGCAGTCGCGCACGGACGCGAACACCGATGAGGCCGAACGGCTCGTCGCCGTCGCCAAGGGCTGGATCACCTGGCGGGCGCGCGAGGTGATCGTGGAGTGCCGGGAGCGGTGCGGGGCGCAGGGGCTGCTGGAGAACAACGGCATGGCCGAACTGCTGGCGGGCATCGAGGGCGTGATCACGGCGGAGGGCGACAACGTCGCGATCCACGCCAAGGCGGCGGCGGAGCTGATCTTCGCGCCCGACCCGGCGCCCGCACCTGCTTCGGCGGCCGCTTCGGGGGCTGCCCCGGGGGCCGCTGCGGAGGTTGCTCCCGAGGAGCGCGAGCTGTCCGACCCGGCCTTCCTCGACGAACTGATCGCGGACGTCGAACGACTGTGGCTCACCCGCGCCCGCCACCGGATGAGCCACGCCCCCCGGGGCGACGCCCTCGCCCGCTGGAACGCCGCGTCGGGCGCCGCGCTGCGCGCCGTGGAGGCGCACGCGTACCGGCGGGCGGCGCGGGAGTACGCCGTGGCGGTGGACGGCCTCGTCGCCGAAGAGGCCGACGAGGCCGTCCTCGGCGCGCTCTCCGCCGGGTCCACCGCGTCCGTCGTGTCCGCCGCGTCCGCCGCCGATCTGCTCCAGGCCCTGCGCAGCCTCTTCGCACTCCGGTGGATCGACCGCAACAGCGGTGAACTGCTGGCGTCCGGGCGGCTGGCGGCGAGACACGTCGGCGAACTGGCCGAGACGGTCGAGGCGCTGATCGGGCGCCTCGCCGCCCATGCCCCCACCCTGGTCGGCGCGTTCGCGCTGCCCGAGGAGGTGCTCGCGGACCGGCCGATCGCCGGGCCCGGGTACGCCGGGACGTACGACGACCCGAACGGCGCGTGGCATGGCGGGGCCGGGGACGGCGCGCCGGGCTCCGGCTGA